The Lathyrus oleraceus cultivar Zhongwan6 chromosome 5, CAAS_Psat_ZW6_1.0, whole genome shotgun sequence genome includes the window TCTCGACAAAAATTACCTTTACTATTTACTAACCAATTCTTCAGTCTATCATGTGCAGATTCAACTCTATTAGTTGTTGTATTGCCAAAGTGTCGAACCTGATCGGTCCATGCACAAACAATCTTCTTTGTAACCTTTTCCAAAACCGTGTCCTCAACATATTCAAGCAAATCTGGATATAACTCACACACACTCCTGAAATATAGAGCATATTTAACATATAATTCTTCCGTGGAAGAATTTATTATACCATTTCATGCATCCATTAGCTTTTAATCACCACTTCAAGTTTGACAATTTTACCATCTCCACCTTTGACTTGTTTTGTATCAACCGCGGGTTTTATTCGACTTCTCACATTTTTGATTATGTGATACTTACAAAGTAATTCAGATGATGTAGAAAAAATCATTGTAGCCTAATTCATCAATGCGGTGTCACGATCGGTGATTATGACTTGTGACATGTTTTTTTGGTCCTTCAACATACTTTTGCATATTTCCAAAGTCCATGTATGTTGTCCTCTTTTTAGGATTCCAAAAATGAAAAACCAACTGAATAGGCCATCTCATAGAAGTAACACAAATAATTTGTAATAGTGAAAGTCtatacttgtttgttttgtatgttGAGTCAGTTATGAGCATTGGTGGAGAGGTGTTGAACCATTCACAAAATCTGGATGACTCTAAAATATATCTCGAACAATGACTTTATCCTCACATACTATGTATCTCGATACATAGTCTTCATCTTCCAAAAGCTTTAAGAGTTGTTGCATCTCAAATCTTGGTCCTCTTACCGTCTTGTTGCCTCGAGCATGCACATTATATATTTGCTTGATATTTGAAACATTTAGAGGTTTTTTCCGTTTCAAAATCGCGGGTATGTTTTTCGGAGCCACCATATTTAATGTCATGTCTGAAACAAGTGTATTGTCGGCTAGCTTGTCAGTCAATGCATGATTATATATGGTGAAAATTATTAGCAGAATGATAAACAACAAACAAGTGTATTATTCATAAAAAGCACAATCACAACTCAAATTATAATGTAAATGCTAATGCCACCAACTCCTTCATCAATATGTATGTGGTACCGAATTTTCGGGATCATATGTTTGTTACTGATTCCCCATGTCTCCGAATCCTCTTGAACAATGTCTCTCTCTAGACATGAGACCGCCCTAGTTCCTCTCTGAACCCAGTCATCACTAGACCAAAGTCCTACCTAACTCCAAAAAATATGCATGCATGATCATGTATAGCCAACAAACGTGCAACTCAAGAAATCATCAAAATTATCATAATATTATCATcaaaataatcataaaaaataatcATCAGAAATAGGTTCCACTCTTGAACCAAATTTGCCAATATCAAGCCTCATTGTAATCCCACCAGATTACTAACCTAAAAAGTTTATTTTTAGTCAAtaaataggtctcattgtaatCCCACCAAATTACTAATTTCAAAAATATAATTGTTTTATACCTCAAAATAAAGTAAAGTTATATTACTACTCAACAACTCTAAACTCATCAAAATTACTCAAAAATTCTAAAAAAGCTCAAAAATAGCTAAAAATCATTCCTCGACTCTCAAAATAACTATCGAGTACCCAAAAGTACTCTAAATTGTTCAAAAGTTCTTTAAGGACAACTTTTCACATGTGATAACTCTACTAACTCTAAAATTGACCCTAACATTACCCAAAGGTAACTGACGTAAAAAATAGCTCAAAAGTCACTGAGAAACCCCGAACTCGAAAATAGTCAAAAATGCCCAGAACCGCCGTCGAACCTGAAATCGTTGTTGCTAATCGTCGCTACATCAACCACCGCACGACTCGATCACTTTCGACTCCGGCCACCGCCGCCATCGCGACGCAACTTGCCACCCGCTGCACGACCATCTGACGTTGTTGCGGTAACAACTGTGTGGTCCTCCGACACTAATGAGCTGCCACCGCCGACCCGCGATGCGACTTTGGCCGCCTATCATCGTGGCGCGACCTCCCTAAAaaatccttttatttttattttttacgAAAAGGTCTGATTTTCGAAAATAAatgagtttttgacttttaaaaaaaattatcgATAGTAAAATTTCAAGAAATTGAGAAAAAGAAACCAAATGAGGCCGCTCAGAAAATCACAGTTATCACAATGCATAATTCTCTAAAAGGGTATAATCTACATAAAATACAACACAGATTCAACCAAACCTACATTCATATCAAACAAATACGTTTATGCATTAGCAAAACCATTTACGGTGACCATATGAGACTTATCCCAAATTCCCTCTGGTCACTATTGGAACATAAAAGAACTAAGCatttatcatatatatatatatatatatatatatatatatatatatgccaATAAGAATTTTTTCAAAACTTATTTGACCAAACACACTACAAAAAGAAAATATAGCATAAACCCTGACGCGAATATGAGGGTAAGGACCTCTCACCACCCTGGCTGTCTATAATCACCCATCAGTAAAGGAGCCCCCTTACATTAAAATTGCATAATCTCTTAAGCTTTTGGCTATGACTTCTCCTTCTTAGAGCTTCTTAAAATTCCTTGCTTCTTTCTGTGTTTTCCAACCAGACTAAATTCTCAATCTCTCACTTTTTTCTATTTAAATAACCTAAAAGATTTTTTTATTAATTCTCAATTTCCCCTCAACTCTTGACTATTATTCATTGATACAAATGTTTTCTTAAACTTCTAATTTCACCCGATAACTCACAATTCCTAtatttctattattttaattaaataaaaattcgaattaaataaatattaaataataatcCTAAAAAATTAttctttaattattattaaataattaaaattatttaattatctctaataatttaaataaattatattttttttctgATCTCAACTCTATAATCTCAATAATTATAAAATTACTAAAATACTCCTAAAACCCTCAAAATCTCAACATAGCACAAATAACACACATAAACACTtcaataattaaataaaatattaatttaatttcGGAGTGTTACATGCTAACTCTTTTTAAATAGGACCCGTTGATTGAAAACTGAAATATAAAAGTGAGCATGAAGTACAGATGACCATTAGATGGATCTGACAGTAGAAAATGCGTATTCGAATGGAGTAACATGGGGATGTGTGACATTATACATGTTTGTTTTTATTATACTTTGTTTCCGCTATGTGTTGGATTCTAACTCTATTTAGCCTCTTTTCCCGATCCAAAATATGATTCAAGTGAAAATTTGAGTTTATGTGTTAAAGACACTTAAAAATGTCTTTAGAACAAACTCATCTAATCAATTTAGCacaaaatatatataaaaaagaTGACAACACCACATCTACTTTCTACTGAATTGACCTTAAAGTTAACTCCctaaaataatattattaatcAATTTTTTATAGGATTTACTCAAATGTCGGGGAATAATAATTTGTTTAAAATATATAGCCAAGTAATTATTATATTTAGAAAAGATCTATTATCATTAGTAATACATCTTATTTAATATTTATCATTGAATGTTATAATATAATTTTGTTTAAATActtttattataaaaaataatgaATTTTATGGTGGTTGAAGTGTTTATAGTTCAACATTTTTTCTTTGTTACAGCAAGATATTTATTTagaatttaaaatatatattattaataaataattttaatttaaaattattttagaaTTGCATATTGTCATTTCATCATTAAAATTTTATATGCTAATATTCTCTATTTAGGTTTTGGAAAATTAAAAAGTGATAATAATATTTTTTAGTTTATATTTTCTTATATTTAATGCCTTTAATTTTGTGCTGTGATTTGTATTACATATGAGTTATGGGCAAAATATAATTCAGTgaaattaatattttatttataatacATTCTTTTGTAATTGATTGTAtattaaaatatgaaaaatataTGTTGTTGTAGTTTTCCTATAGTATTTAAATTGATTATGTTTGTTTGTATTTTTCGATGTGACTGAGTTTAGTTGGGAGACCTTTCAAATCTACGGTTTTTTATATAATTTATgaaatttaaattaaatatttaaattttttatttataaatttgtaattatttatttatcatcttttttattgaaatgaattttaattttttatatttagAGATTCATACTGATTTATTGAGACATATTATTCTCCTGAATAAATATTAAAATCTAAATTGGCATTTTAAAATTTCTAATTGTTTTTTTACATTGAAGTACCAACTAACTAATAAAAGTTTAACCTTATAAATTTGAGGTACTGTAtcaatttttataaaaaaaatgattGCTAAATAAATATAAGAGTTTAACATTATAAAAATGATGGTTAAAGAAAGGATTATTCAAAGTACTATgagttttaaaataaaaaattataatttattaAAAGAATTATTGGATTTTAGTTAAAAAATTGAATGGGTGAGACACATCCTTGTTGTCAAATGAATGGATTAGAAGAATCTAATATTCAAAATCGAACCGACCAAATAAAAAGTAGTTAATTAAATTGAACAAAATTTAAAGTCGTAAAAAATCGTATTTGATTCAAATGTATTTGAGTCATTTTCTAATAAAATCGCGTGGTCCGATTTGGTTTGtggtttgtattttgcaaactAAATCTACATTATTTTACAAAATCTTACAAACTATTATATATTTTTAACTCTTTAAAAACTCAACTTTAAAATTCAACAAATACTATGTGtatattttattgtattttctgtatgatatttttttttaatttacatattaataaaaaataaaatattatttatttataaatattattatttttattaaaataaaattgttatgtatttatttttattttcacTTTTAATTTATTACATTCTTTTTttatccttttatttttaaaatattaatagtattttaaatttatataaGAATGCAATTTCATATATTTCATTTATACCTAAGATAAAATTGTAGTACGTAATTGATATTTATGCATTAAATTATAAACTTGACAACTATACATTTATTTTATGACAGCATATGAATGATTAAACACAAAATTATATTATCCTTTATATATATGACTCAATAAAAATcttttaaaaaatcaaataaattaaaccatTTCAAACCACATTAGTTtgatttaattttatttataaaatgtAGTTGAACCAAATCAAACCACacatttttttttctttataagtttttgtttctttttaattgtcactcgtaaagttcaaggtagtattaaaTGCATCTTAGTCAAAATTACCCTTATGCAATTATTACAGAGagaaaaaataaaacaaatcTAGTATATAATTAAGGATATTATAGGTAAATGGAGAATTATTGtttaaaaagtaacaataatgattaacTTTTTTGATATGCgtaaaaaatttaaaaatgacCCTTAAAAAGGAAGAAAGAGAATATTTTATGTGATTGAGGGaataaataaatttataattGAACAGTTAATTAAATTTATTGTTTACAAATTTAGAAAACATTataattttaattatattttGACTATAAATTGTTTTTGGGCTTCGATTGGGCTTAATGGGCTATAGATATTTCAGCCCAATATCTTCCGTGTAACTACAAAACTGAATTAGGGTTTTAGATCCCATCTATCTCTCTACATATATTGCTTTGCGGCTTACTCTTTCTTCTCAAATCGCATTTCTCTCACAACAGCCAAAGGTTTGATTAACTTTTTTGTTGTTCATGCTTTGTTAGGGTTCTTTTAATCATCGATTTGGTGTTAATTTTGATATGTATTTCATGCATTTCAGGGTTTGCTcgtagaagaagaagatgacaaCAGTACCTGGACCTCTTGTTTGGGAGATTGTGAAGAGGAACAACTCTTTCTTGGTCAAGGAGTTTGGTAACAACACTCAGAGTGTTCAGTTTAGCAGAGAGCCAAACAATCTCTACAACCTCAACTCCTACAAGTACTCTGGTTAGTATAAAAATACCCTTTTTTTATATCAATAGTGTTACCTTCTTTGATTGTTGTAGATTAAATGTGATTTTATTTGGGATCTGTGAAATTAGTATTGAGATCGTGATTTTGATAATGTTTACGTTTTTGTGTGATTTCTGTGCGTGGATCTTAGTTTGTGTTTATTAATGTGATAGGTTTGGCCAACAAGAAAACTGTTACTATTCAGTCAGCTGGGAAGGATCAGTCTGTGTTGTTGGCCACCTCCAAGCCAAGGAAGCAGAACAAGCCTTCGGCTTTGCTTCACAAATCTGTGATGAAGAAAGAGTTTAGGAGAATGGCTAAGGCTGTTCAGAACCAGGTAATTTGTCATAAACTTTACTGATTTGTATTAATTAGTTATTTTATGGAATGATTTGTCAATTGTGCTGCTTTAATTGTGTTTCACAATATTGTTGTGGTGGCTGTCTGTGTATTGCTGGTAacttgattctaaatgtccaatATTGTTGAACAATTTTGAATTAGTTAGTGCTTGTTTGTATTTCAACAGTGATTGCTCTGTGGCTGTATGAGTGAGTGTTTTTCAGCAGTGATGAGCCGTTTAACATGTAAGAAGAATCCCTTGGTGGGTTTCTTCAATGAAATCTATTTGTTACGCTTGGCTTCTGAGCTTTGACCAgtaaaaaattatttttgtgAATTATACTTTTTACCTCTTTGCTTGTACTGCTAATCAATGGAACCGTTCTATTAGTTTAGTCATTTCATCTGTTTTCCCCACAATCCTTCCATATTAATCTATGTTTTATTGGAACCAATTTGAACCTGTGTAAATAAATGTTCCTCAGTGATTATAGGGTCTTAACATGTAAGAAGAATCCATTGATGCGTTTCTTACATGGAATTGGCTTCTGAACTTTCTGACCTTCTATAGTGCATAAGATTTTTTTATGTACATTTAACCCTTCTATCCCTTCATTATTTTGTTCATTGTGGGAAGCAGGTGTTATTCCTTTTTCATTTGTTATCTTCTTCCTATTTGAATGGTGCCATTAATCTGTTGTCATTTTGAATTTCTGTCAGTAATAGTGAGTGTTCCCCAGCTGTGATGAGCCGTTAACATATAAGTAGAATCCCTATGTGGGTTTCTCCAATGAAATTTACTTGTTACGCTTGGCTTCTGAGCTTTCAACCATAAGTATTGTGACTCTAACATGCCTCTAATTATTCAAAAGTTCTGTTTTATGAATTAAACATGGCCTCCTCTTTTATCAGTTGTTCCATTCTTTCTAATTTCACATTGCAAATAATCTGATTTATTATTTTGAATTTCTCAAAGTGTTACTTGGTGTTCCTTGGCAGTGATGAGCCGTTAACATATAAGTAGAATCCCTAAGTGGGTTTCTCCAATGAAATTTATTTGTTACGCTTGGCTTCTGAGCTTTGATCCTCCATAGTATTTTGTTATTGAAATATTTTAATCTCTTCATAGGTTATCTTAGTAGGCGTATATCTGACTTGTCCAAGTCAAGTGTTCTCCCTATATGTTTGCATATTTTCCAGACTTGTCCAAGTCAAGTGTTCTCCCTGTATGTTTGCATATTTTCTGTGTAAACTGAATTTGTTTTGAACCACTTCTATTAAGGCTGAGTGTTCCCATCTGTGATGAGCTGTTTAACACGTAAGAAGAATCCCTTTGTGGGCTTCTTCAATGAAATTTGCTTGTTACGCTTGGCTTCTGAGAATTGGTTATTTTCTTCCTTGATCTGTTACTTTATGTTATTTGCATTTCAGTAAGTCTCACCTTATAATGCCCAATAAACTGTGTTAGAATAATATTTGGTTTCAAGCAAAAGTGTTTCTGAGTTGACATCTCAATTTGTATCTTGTTTATGAATACATGTCCATGCCTCACCTTTTATTTAATGTAACTACCAAGCTTAGTTTGCCTTAATTTATGATGCTAATTTCATGTGTTGCTCTTGATGTGATGCAGGTGGCAGATAACTACTACAGACCAGATCTCAAGAAGGCTGCTCTTGCAAGGTTGAGTGTTGTTAACAGAAGCCTCAAAGTTGCAAAGTCTGGTGCCAAGAAGAGGAACAGACATGCTTGATTGAATTAGATTGAGAAGAGAGTTTAATATCTTAACAATTTCATGGATTGTGTCCACCTTTTTGTAGTTTTTTTTCTATTCTAGAACTGGATTGCCGAGTTTTGGATTTCTGTCTGGTACATtatttttattgtgtttttaaaTATAAGACGAATACCATCTTATTATACTGTCTTTATTTTATATCTGATGTTCAAGAAGTGATTTTTATGTCTACTGAAGAAGCTCGAATGATTTTGAATGCTACTTTTGCGATAATATAATGTTAGTTTTCAAAATAAGCCGTCTCCTCTACACATTAATTGAATATATAGATTAACTTACATTAGGTCGTTGATTTTAATGTGAGATTTGTCTTATCGATAGAATCGAGTGTTCCAGAGTTATATGATATAAAAAAATGTTTTGAGAAAAACCGATGTGAAATAATGAACTCTTCTTTTTATTTATTACCAGGGATAAGGGCCAGGCTCACTCTTAAGGAGAATATTTGGCCGAGTCCTAATAAGACTCATGGTGAAATAATCCACTGTTCCTGCACTTACAGTATAATTGGCCTAATCTCCTCTCCCACTAACCTGTAATCTCTCTTTTCTTTGCCACTTCTCTTCCTAATTTTCGTAGTAATCTTCACAATTTAGAAACACCTAATTTTCAATCTTGTGGTTTATCACACCTAAATATCATTTATTTTAAGTGTCATTGCTCACATTAAtcattatttttgtctaaaaaaagtgtttTTTCCAGAAATGTATTTTCATAACATGTATGAACTTTTTCATAAATGCATTTCCAGTCTATGTTCATTTTTCCACCTCTATTTTCAGTAGTAGTGCTTATTTACTGTTTTACGATAATTGTTTTCATTAGATATGGTGCATCTTGATATTTTTTCCTAACAAGTTATGTCTCCAAATGTCCAAGGCGTTGTTGGTAACCAATTTAAAAATGAGCAAGAGTATGAATGTCGTGATCAAATGCTTCAACGGATTCGTATGAAGACCTCAAACATGGATTCAACGTGGTTATCCGTAGGTCCGATAATTGTTCGGATAAAAGATGTGTTTTTGTGACAATGACGTG containing:
- the LOC127087396 gene encoding 60S ribosomal protein L28-2, coding for MTTVPGPLVWEIVKRNNSFLVKEFGNNTQSVQFSREPNNLYNLNSYKYSGLANKKTVTIQSAGKDQSVLLATSKPRKQNKPSALLHKSVMKKEFRRMAKAVQNQVADNYYRPDLKKAALARLSVVNRSLKVAKSGAKKRNRHA